The Brassica napus cultivar Da-Ae chromosome C7, Da-Ae, whole genome shotgun sequence genome has a segment encoding these proteins:
- the LOC106399100 gene encoding nascent polypeptide-associated complex subunit alpha-like protein 4, whose amino-acid sequence MPGAVVEEVKIEEAIKEQMKLEKEDDVVVEDVKDGDEDDDVDDDDDDDDNVDGAGDNESSKQSRSEKKSRKAMLKLGMKPVTDVSRVTIKRSKNVLFVISKPDVFKSPNSETYVIFGEAKIDDMSSQLQAQAAQRFKMPDVASMIPPNAEAAAVAQEEDEDDDDVDETGVEAKDVELVMTQAGVSKAKATKALKANDGDIVSAIMELTT is encoded by the exons atgCCAGGCGCCGTTGTTGAAGAAGTGAAGATTGAGGAAGCCATCAAAGAGCAAATGAAGCTCGAG AAGGAAGATGATGTTGTCGTTGAGGATGTCAAAGACGGAGACGAAGACGATGATGTCGATGACGATGACGATGACGATGACAACGTCGATG GAGCTGGTGACAATGAGAGCTCTAAACAAAGTAGGAGCGAGAAGAAAAGCCGCAAAGCTATGCTGAAACTCGGAATGAAACCTGTCACTGATGTTAGCAGAGTGACTATCAAGAGATCAAAGAAT GTTTTGTTTGTCATCTCGAAGCCGGATGTGTTCAAGAGTCCCAACTCTGAGACCTATGTCATATTCGGCGAGGCCAAGATAGATGATATGAGCTCTCAGCTACAAGCTCAAGCTGCTCAGAGGTTTAAGATGCCGGATGTTGCGTCGATGATCCCCCCTAACGCTGAAGCAGCCGCGGTTGCGCAAGAGGAAgacgaagatgatgatgatgttgatgaGACCGGTGTTGAAGCCAAGGATGTTGAGCTCGTGATGACTCAGGCTGGTGTTTCCAAGGCCAAAGCCACTAAGGCTCTTAAAGCCAACGATGGAGATATTGTTTCCGCCATCATGGAACTCACTACATAG